One stretch of Tepiditoga spiralis DNA includes these proteins:
- the dnaX gene encoding DNA polymerase III subunit gamma/tau — MNLSLYRKYRPKTFDEIYGQKHVKKYFENAILKNEISHAYIFNGPRGTGKTSVARILAKVLNCENLEEYNPCNKCSHCVSINEGSYMDVIELDAASNRGIDEIRQIRDSANYRPVSGKYKVYIIDEFHMLTREAFNALLKTLEEPPEHVIFILATTNLEKVPETIISRSQLINFKNIGYEDIKNMIKYVSNSESIEIEESAINIISKKAKGGMRDALSLLEQVMKFSDNKITLEDTINVLGLFDETFVLDFVNAIYSGNIDKILEISESLFSMGKEPEILLEQSIELIFETIKENLKMIKIMEKLSEILKEIKFNENKRLMFDVSVLALTYKYVKKEDNALKELEKDFLNPQNEEGLISSILKYYTEGQKENLAIYYVIKSSQIKESEGKIEFIFDYNKKLEYDMFHKYENEIKITISLFSNDTVDVIATYKGNNEKKESLNSIFN, encoded by the coding sequence ATGAATTTGAGTTTGTATAGAAAATATAGACCTAAAACTTTTGATGAAATTTATGGACAAAAACATGTAAAAAAGTATTTTGAAAATGCAATATTAAAAAATGAAATATCTCATGCTTATATATTTAATGGTCCAAGAGGTACAGGTAAAACAAGTGTTGCAAGAATACTTGCAAAGGTTTTAAATTGTGAAAATTTAGAAGAATATAATCCGTGTAATAAATGTTCTCATTGTGTATCTATAAACGAAGGAAGTTATATGGATGTAATTGAATTAGATGCAGCATCGAACAGAGGAATAGATGAAATAAGGCAAATAAGAGATTCTGCTAATTACAGACCTGTTTCTGGAAAGTATAAAGTTTATATAATAGATGAATTTCATATGCTTACAAGAGAAGCCTTTAATGCACTTTTAAAAACTTTAGAAGAACCACCAGAACACGTTATTTTTATTTTGGCTACTACAAATCTTGAAAAGGTTCCAGAAACAATAATATCTAGATCTCAATTAATAAATTTTAAGAATATAGGATATGAAGATATTAAAAATATGATTAAATATGTTAGTAATAGTGAAAGTATAGAAATAGAAGAAAGTGCGATTAATATAATATCAAAGAAAGCAAAAGGTGGAATGAGAGATGCTCTTTCATTACTTGAACAAGTAATGAAATTTTCTGATAATAAAATAACTTTAGAAGATACTATAAACGTATTAGGTTTGTTTGATGAAACATTTGTATTGGATTTTGTAAATGCAATATATTCAGGAAATATTGATAAAATATTAGAAATATCTGAAAGTTTATTTTCTATGGGAAAAGAACCAGAAATTTTATTAGAACAGAGCATAGAATTAATTTTTGAAACAATAAAAGAAAACTTAAAAATGATTAAAATAATGGAAAAACTATCTGAAATTTTAAAAGAAATCAAATTTAATGAAAATAAAAGATTAATGTTTGATGTTAGTGTATTGGCTTTAACTTATAAATACGTAAAAAAAGAAGATAATGCCCTTAAGGAATTAGAAAAAGATTTTTTAAATCCTCAAAATGAAGAAGGACTTATAAGTTCTATTCTTAAGTATTATACAGAAGGTCAAAAAGAAAACTTAGCAATATATTATGTAATAAAATCATCTCAAATAAAAGAAAGTGAAGGGAAAATTGAATTTATTTTTGATTATAATAAAAAGTTAGAATACGATATGTTTCACAAATATGAAAATGAAATAAAAATAACTATATCTTTATTTTCAAATGATACGGTTGATGTAATAGCAACTTATAAAGGAAATAATGAAAAAAAAGAAAGTTTAAATTCAATCTTTAATTAA
- a CDS encoding nucleoside phosphorylase yields the protein MVYIVIAMYSEALPIIKNFNLKKENNVYIGENIRLIITGIGKINSAIETTKLLMKYKPKENDIIINLGTCGTKLKKYKDGDIFLCNKILDHDSKKIYYLDMLLSTEFKEGSIETFSKVVTEKNEVKENLVDMESSGFYKAAINFFEQHKIFLLKIVSDHLTDDISKEEIIDFIEMNIEKIKNFIDKVKNIEIKEIFTKEEKIYIEKICEDLNFSVTQKRKIINTFKYSKLKNGKIFKLPNLIDIPKNKVERKKIFEKLEQELLK from the coding sequence ATGGTATATATTGTTATAGCAATGTATTCAGAAGCACTTCCAATAATAAAAAATTTTAATTTAAAAAAAGAAAATAATGTCTATATAGGAGAAAATATAAGATTAATAATTACAGGCATAGGTAAAATAAATTCAGCAATTGAAACAACAAAATTACTGATGAAGTATAAACCTAAAGAAAATGATATAATTATAAATTTAGGAACCTGTGGAACAAAATTAAAAAAGTACAAAGATGGAGATATATTTTTATGTAATAAAATTTTAGATCATGACAGTAAAAAAATATATTATTTAGATATGTTGTTAAGTACTGAATTTAAGGAAGGATCAATTGAAACTTTTTCTAAAGTTGTAACTGAAAAAAATGAAGTAAAAGAAAACTTGGTTGATATGGAAAGTTCTGGCTTTTATAAAGCAGCTATAAATTTTTTTGAACAACATAAAATATTTTTATTAAAGATTGTTTCAGATCATCTAACTGATGATATATCAAAAGAAGAAATTATAGATTTTATTGAAATGAATATAGAAAAAATTAAAAACTTTATTGATAAAGTAAAAAACATTGAAATTAAAGAAATTTTTACAAAAGAAGAAAAAATATATATAGAAAAAATATGCGAAGATTTAAATTTTTCAGTTACACAAAAAAGAAAAATAATTAATACATTTAAATATTCAAAATTAAAAAATGGAAAAATTTTTAAGTTACCAAATTTAATAGATATACCTAAAAATAAAGTTGAAAGGAAGAAAATTTTTGAAAAGCTTGAACA
- a CDS encoding IMPACT family protein: MENELIEYKSILKNIEIIYKIKRSEFIGNSFYVKSEIDAKEKIKEISFKYKNATHNCWAYKIGKNFNYSDNGEPSGTAGKPILGSIEKYDLNNILIIVTRYFGGIKLGVRGLIDAYSETAEKTIISSKIAKYKKSTLYRIKAEYSKYSEIERMLKRYDGWNIKKQTFSDYVVFEILINDNENIFNILKNKSKEMLKIGIEEIPTEVKV; the protein is encoded by the coding sequence ATGGAAAATGAATTAATAGAGTATAAATCAATATTAAAAAATATAGAAATTATTTATAAAATTAAAAGATCAGAGTTTATAGGTAATAGTTTTTATGTTAAATCTGAAATAGATGCAAAAGAAAAAATTAAAGAAATTTCTTTTAAATATAAAAATGCAACTCATAATTGTTGGGCTTATAAAATAGGAAAAAACTTTAATTATTCAGATAATGGTGAACCTTCTGGAACTGCAGGAAAACCAATATTAGGAAGCATTGAAAAATATGATTTGAATAATATTTTAATTATAGTAACAAGATATTTTGGTGGAATAAAACTTGGAGTAAGAGGATTAATAGATGCATATTCAGAAACGGCAGAAAAAACTATAATATCTTCTAAAATAGCAAAGTATAAAAAATCGACTCTATATAGAATTAAAGCTGAATATTCAAAGTATTCAGAAATAGAAAGAATGTTAAAAAGATATGATGGATGGAATATTAAAAAACAAACTTTTTCTGATTATGTAGTTTTTGAAATTTTGATAAATGATAATGAAAATATTTTTAATATATTAAAAAATAAATCAAAAGAAATGTTAAAGATAGGAATTGAAGAAATTCCAACTGAGGTGAAAGTATGA